The sequence AAGGGGCTCAGAATTGATGTAATCCTGCCCCCACCTTCAACCCAAGTATGTGTGGTAGTCACTGCTACCACACAAACATGTCCTGAACCACGCTCACATACTTCTCTGTCACTTCTGACTTCATCATGCAGTACCACAGTGCCTCTTTTTGCACCCTTTCATGTTTTCACTAGATCTACAAAGACAGTGAAGCTCTGACTATTCCAGGAAATTAAAGCTGAATTCTGTGaagcctgatctcaagctttttaAGTTTGACGCAGCATCCAGAAGAACTTTTGTTCAGAACCCCCGTTTCTCCCACTGTGTTCAAATGAACCCTGTCAGGGTAATGTCCCATTGGTCTGCCACTTTTCTCACAGGAGGACACTTTGTGGGTCTTTTGATGGCTCCATAGACTTTTGTAATGGATGAAAGCCTTTCCACAGTCACCACATACAAATGATTTAACTCCAGAGTGGGTGCGCTGATGTGATTTTAAGCCAGTCATGTGAGTAAAAGCCTTTCCACAGTCACCACATACAAATGATTTAACTCCAGAGTGGATGAGCTGATGCATTTTTAACCTACTAATCCCAGTAAAAGAATTtccacacagatcacagacaaaTGATTTACCTCCAACATGGATCATATAATGTCTGTTAAAGTGAGTTTTTagagtaaaagactttccacactgatcacagctgaatggtttcacACCGGTGTGGATCAGCTGATGTCTTTTTAAGCTGGCTCTATGAGTAAAGGTCTTCCCACattgatcacagctgaatggtttcacccctgtgtggatcagctgatgtgattttaagTGACCAATCtgagtaaaagactttccacacagatCACAGCTGAAAGCTTTAActtcagtgtggatgacctgatgtaATTTTAAGCTCCATCTATGAGTAAAGGTCTTCCCACattgatcacagctgaatggtttcacccctgtgtggatcagctgaTGTGCTTTTAAGTGACCAATCtgagtaaaagactttccacactgatcacagctgaaagCTTTAAATTTCGTGTGGACgacctgatgtgtttttaagctcCATCTATGAGTAAAGGTCTTCCCACattgatcacagctgaatgaTTTCACCCCCGTGTGGATCAGCTGATGTGATTTCAAGTTACAAATCtgagtaaaagactttccacactgatcacagctgaatggtttcacaccggtgtggatcagctgatgtgtttttaagttgCATCTTAGAGTAAAggtctttccacactgatcacagctgaatggtttcacaccggtgtggatcagctgatgtgattttaagCTACCAATCAGAGTAAAGGTCTttccacactggtcacagctcaAGCTTCTCTCCTCCCCGTTGGCGCGCTTGCATCTTCTGGGCTGCTTCATAGCAGGAAAAGTCTTTTCCACAGGGATCGCCGCTGGCTCATCTTTACTTGCTGGTGCTGGATGTTTTTggttgatgtcatccatgtgctGAGGTTTCGGCctgctttcacttctttctCCTGTAATGACAAAGAACCCAAACAGTGACATCAGGTCTATACCTTCAGCTCATCAACAAGTGCCC is a genomic window of Astatotilapia calliptera chromosome 9, fAstCal1.2, whole genome shotgun sequence containing:
- the LOC113029512 gene encoding gastrula zinc finger protein XlCGF8.2DB-like, yielding MDDINQKHPAPASKDEPAAIPVEKTFPAMKQPRRCKRANGEERSLSCDQCGKTFTLIGSLKSHQLIHTGVKPFSSFSCDQCGKSFTQIGHLKAHQLIHTGVKPFSCDQCGKTFTHRWSLKLHQVIHTEVKAFSCDLCGKSFTQIGHLKSHQLIHTGVKPFSCDQCGKTFTHRASLKRHQLIHTGVKPFSCDQCGKSFTLKTHFNRHYMIHVGGKSFVCDLCGNSFTGISRLKMHQLIHSGVKSFVCGDCGKAFTHMTGLKSHQRTHSGVKSFVCGDCGKAFIHYKSLWSHQKTHKVSSCEKSGRPMGHYPDRVHLNTVGETGVLNKSSSGCCVKLKKLEIRLHRIQL